The Caulifigura coniformis genome includes a region encoding these proteins:
- a CDS encoding phage tail tape measure protein — MAATAGAIRTGRAFVELFTEDSAMMKGLRSAKRKFEAWSSAIARIAAASMAGAAALATPLVAATKAWSDMASEMVDAADRTGASVSSLSELRFAAEQSGASFEDLEVALRKMNITIAEAESGSKPARQALAALGLSAHDLAKLKPDERIAKIAEALSKIASPGKRASIAMDIFGKSAAKLLPLLSLGAKGISDLRKQAQDLGLTLNDEDARAAEAFGDELAQLVMVIGRIRVILGSALLPVMRSFVNAAIDGAKVAAKWVNEHKGIAQIALTAAVGLAAFSVALTPLSALLKGAAIVTGFFASAWLSIGQVLGVAGKLITATSAALKFATATTFAAARSLQLLTVSLNVMKASWATAVSVFVAAKSAIAAMTVATMTLGPALLTTAAMMRTAFVSGLVAIHAAVLATRAAVIAFPAAVRTAMVTARVWIMSCRAAIVSLRMSFTALQVAAAMAFTVLSKNPLRSLSVVLQAVRGAVAGLIPMLIALGLKIAFWGLLLYGVAAAAKAVFPMLVSAGGSAISWITSKFVGFGSTVRQMFNGFGGWAGTAFSAVKGFAVEAAGDSVQAWKVVQDAIASGDWGTAAKVMWSLIKLEWARGVNALQASWQQAKTWILDIWDAISDGISLGWIELTSFLTKTWASTVAGFQSTLASAQNAIADKIVGLMAMFDSSIDPDDVRKTLQEDFTRSQKTIGENNKRAQQGANDAREKGLQEWNQADQARKQAREQQADKNIADAAEELKKAQEDFGKVLRDGRAKIAEDRPGTGEADPKATGLGLGGVQKTTGQQMEGTFSNLAGRMLTAGTGMGGVEQTLRDILQEQRAYNKKLNQLLKPAADPQLLLRT; from the coding sequence ATGGCCGCGACGGCCGGAGCAATTCGCACAGGACGTGCATTCGTCGAGCTGTTCACGGAAGACAGCGCGATGATGAAAGGGCTGCGCTCCGCCAAACGGAAGTTCGAAGCCTGGTCGTCCGCGATTGCCCGGATCGCCGCGGCATCGATGGCAGGCGCCGCTGCGCTGGCGACTCCGCTCGTCGCCGCCACGAAGGCCTGGTCGGACATGGCCAGCGAAATGGTCGACGCCGCCGACCGCACCGGCGCGTCAGTGAGCTCGCTGTCTGAGCTGAGGTTCGCCGCAGAGCAGTCCGGAGCCTCCTTCGAGGACCTGGAAGTCGCTCTCCGGAAAATGAACATCACCATCGCGGAGGCCGAGTCGGGCTCGAAGCCCGCCCGCCAGGCTCTCGCCGCGCTTGGGCTGTCCGCACACGACCTGGCGAAGCTCAAGCCGGATGAACGGATCGCGAAGATCGCCGAGGCCCTTTCGAAGATCGCGAGCCCCGGGAAGCGAGCGTCCATCGCGATGGACATCTTCGGCAAGTCCGCCGCAAAGCTGCTCCCGCTCCTCAGCCTGGGCGCGAAAGGGATCTCCGACCTGCGCAAACAGGCGCAGGACCTGGGCCTGACGCTCAACGACGAGGACGCCCGGGCCGCAGAAGCCTTCGGTGACGAGCTCGCCCAGCTGGTGATGGTCATCGGGCGGATCCGGGTCATCCTGGGGAGCGCTCTCCTGCCCGTGATGCGGTCATTCGTGAACGCGGCGATCGACGGCGCGAAGGTCGCCGCGAAATGGGTCAACGAGCATAAGGGGATCGCTCAAATTGCGCTGACGGCCGCGGTCGGGCTCGCCGCCTTCAGTGTGGCCCTCACACCGCTCTCTGCGCTCCTGAAGGGCGCTGCCATCGTCACTGGTTTCTTCGCCTCTGCCTGGCTCTCGATCGGCCAGGTGCTGGGTGTCGCCGGCAAACTCATCACGGCGACGTCGGCTGCTCTGAAGTTCGCGACCGCCACTACGTTCGCCGCCGCGCGTTCGCTGCAGCTGCTGACGGTCAGCCTGAACGTCATGAAGGCCAGCTGGGCGACGGCCGTCTCTGTCTTCGTCGCCGCCAAGAGCGCCATCGCCGCAATGACCGTCGCGACGATGACCCTCGGGCCCGCCCTCCTGACGACGGCCGCAATGATGCGGACCGCGTTCGTGTCGGGCCTCGTCGCGATCCACGCGGCCGTGCTGGCCACAAGGGCGGCAGTCATCGCCTTCCCCGCTGCTGTCCGCACGGCGATGGTCACAGCACGCGTCTGGATCATGTCGTGCCGTGCGGCAATCGTCAGTCTGAGAATGAGCTTCACCGCTCTGCAGGTTGCAGCCGCGATGGCCTTCACCGTCCTCTCGAAAAATCCGCTCAGGTCGCTGTCAGTCGTGCTACAGGCAGTCCGAGGCGCAGTCGCCGGCCTGATTCCGATGCTGATCGCATTGGGGCTGAAGATCGCCTTCTGGGGCCTCCTGCTCTACGGCGTTGCCGCGGCCGCGAAAGCGGTGTTTCCGATGCTGGTGTCGGCCGGGGGATCCGCGATCTCCTGGATCACGAGCAAGTTCGTCGGCTTTGGGTCGACCGTGCGGCAGATGTTCAACGGCTTCGGAGGCTGGGCCGGGACGGCCTTTTCCGCAGTGAAGGGATTCGCCGTGGAAGCCGCCGGCGACAGCGTCCAGGCCTGGAAGGTCGTGCAGGACGCGATCGCCAGCGGTGACTGGGGCACGGCCGCAAAAGTGATGTGGTCACTGATCAAGCTCGAGTGGGCCCGGGGCGTCAATGCGCTGCAGGCGTCCTGGCAGCAGGCCAAGACGTGGATCCTCGATATCTGGGACGCGATCAGCGACGGGATCTCCCTGGGCTGGATCGAGCTCACGTCATTCCTGACGAAGACCTGGGCATCCACCGTCGCCGGTTTTCAGTCGACGCTGGCGAGCGCCCAGAACGCGATCGCGGACAAGATCGTCGGCCTGATGGCGATGTTCGACTCGTCGATCGACCCGGACGACGTGCGGAAGACGCTGCAGGAGGACTTCACGCGAAGCCAGAAGACGATCGGTGAAAACAACAAGCGGGCCCAGCAGGGCGCGAACGACGCTCGGGAGAAGGGCCTGCAGGAATGGAACCAGGCTGACCAGGCGCGCAAGCAGGCCCGTGAGCAGCAGGCCGACAAGAACATTGCCGACGCCGCGGAGGAGCTGAAGAAGGCGCAAGAGGACTTCGGGAAGGTCCTTCGTGATGGCCGGGCAAAGATCGCTGAAGACCGCCCGGGCACTGGGGAGGCGGATCCCAAGGCGACCGGGCTCGGCCTGGGTGGCGTCCAGAAGACGACGGGCCAGCAGATGGAAGGCACGTTCAGCAACCTCGCCGGTCGCATGCTCACCGCCGGCACTGGCATGGGCGGCGTCGAGCAGACACTCCGAGACATCCTGCAGGAACAGCGGGCGTACAACAAGAAGCTGAACCAGCTGCTCAAGCCCGCCGCGGATCCCCAGCTGCTGTTGAGGACGTAA
- a CDS encoding DUF2190 family protein translates to MAEAQVLNGAWDEEIVTASGSYASGKIVKAPSNRAGYVAGLNAIDDGEKALIKTTGKVRVPSASATTFSVGAEVQWDNTNKLAVASGDFVLGPAIAAKTNGQTTVDVLLNGRPSVAADAVDT, encoded by the coding sequence ATGGCTGAAGCTCAAGTTCTTAACGGCGCTTGGGACGAGGAAATCGTCACCGCGTCGGGCAGCTACGCCTCGGGCAAGATCGTCAAGGCCCCGAGCAACCGGGCCGGCTACGTCGCCGGCCTGAACGCGATCGATGACGGCGAAAAGGCCCTCATCAAGACGACCGGCAAGGTTCGCGTCCCCTCCGCCTCCGCCACGACCTTCTCGGTCGGAGCCGAGGTGCAGTGGGATAACACGAACAAGCTCGCCGTCGCCAGCGGCGACTTCGTGCTCGGGCCCGCCATTGCCGCCAAGACAAACGGCCAAACGACCGTCGACGTCCTCCTCAATGGCCGGCCTTCGGTCGCCGCTGACGCCGTCGACACGTAA
- a CDS encoding phage major capsid protein gives MPRKLPGVLVATSDLPSLFICDSGEAITVTAAAGDEKGPPTCKLAGYTGGLMRPRGWGQNVVIDLATLRLTGQVIPLLRDHDTQRIVGHSTAVTNDGRKVDVLGTVSGVGGDAHEVKETSRQGFPWQSSVGVDLTEAKTTFIAEGQKLSANGRNFKGPFHFVQHGLLRETSFVVFGGDPKTSATVKAVAQPQGRDEMNFDKWLQALGFDVATLTDDQKKTLKASFDQEQAAAETALPGRKKKGEKTPTSVKAKRQDDDEDEDEDDDEQAHPTSRHRRRGVQASADDDDALTAQRKTLAADVNRVAGIRELCAQFENPTFKVQNATVLLEAHAIEQGWDLAKTELECRRESRPAAPAAHGKSKDDGISLQAMEGAIILTAGGQIDQVLRSRGDVQAPTWMTRPVNDENRQRVMEASHRFSDMTMMDVARECARMDGTLKAFGRKDILEAAFSGSTLTKIFTSSINARVLARFEQIGDSTMGWCGEAEHADFKVNDVIGLKRGAQGMKKLPRGGTAGDATFEDKGEGYRVHRYAEKYEIDEQDMIDDRMDLFKSIPDDISEQAARLRPDLVYAILLSNPAMADGTAIFHTNRGNVGTSKALDETNLKAAFGTFRTRTENGVTLDLQPTHLVTAADLEFTADGLINSVETRGSSGAGPTKNTLAKKVREVLSDGRIDNGVTDPNSGATVAGNATAWFIFCDRQPVVEVAYLRGTGRAPRIRRYTLDKGKYGIGWDCSMDVGAKGIRSTGYKATN, from the coding sequence GTGCCGCGTAAGCTCCCTGGAGTGCTGGTCGCTACGAGCGACTTGCCGTCCCTGTTTATCTGCGACAGCGGTGAAGCAATCACCGTCACAGCAGCCGCTGGCGACGAGAAGGGTCCCCCGACTTGCAAGCTCGCCGGCTATACCGGCGGATTGATGCGGCCGCGGGGCTGGGGCCAGAACGTTGTCATCGATCTGGCGACGCTTCGGCTCACTGGCCAGGTAATTCCCCTCCTTCGCGATCACGACACTCAGCGGATCGTCGGGCACAGCACCGCTGTGACAAACGATGGTCGCAAGGTCGATGTGCTTGGGACGGTTTCCGGTGTCGGCGGTGACGCCCACGAGGTCAAAGAGACGAGTCGCCAAGGATTCCCTTGGCAATCTTCGGTGGGGGTCGACCTCACAGAAGCAAAGACGACCTTCATTGCGGAAGGTCAGAAGTTGTCGGCCAACGGCCGCAATTTCAAAGGTCCGTTCCATTTCGTGCAGCACGGACTGCTGCGTGAGACTTCTTTTGTTGTCTTCGGGGGTGACCCGAAGACGTCCGCGACGGTTAAAGCCGTTGCCCAGCCTCAAGGAAGAGACGAGATGAACTTTGACAAATGGCTGCAGGCGCTCGGTTTCGACGTCGCCACGCTCACCGACGACCAAAAGAAGACACTGAAGGCCAGCTTCGACCAGGAGCAGGCGGCCGCCGAGACGGCGCTCCCGGGACGGAAGAAGAAGGGGGAGAAGACGCCCACGTCGGTGAAAGCGAAACGTCAGGACGACGACGAGGACGAAGATGAAGATGACGACGAGCAGGCACACCCGACGAGCCGTCATCGTCGCCGCGGCGTCCAGGCTTCAGCCGATGATGACGATGCGCTCACCGCTCAGCGAAAAACCCTGGCCGCAGACGTGAACCGGGTCGCCGGGATTCGCGAGCTGTGCGCTCAATTCGAAAACCCCACCTTCAAGGTCCAGAACGCAACGGTCCTCCTCGAAGCTCACGCCATCGAGCAGGGATGGGACCTGGCGAAGACGGAGCTCGAATGCCGCCGCGAGTCGCGTCCCGCTGCTCCGGCCGCTCACGGCAAGAGCAAGGACGACGGGATTAGCCTGCAGGCGATGGAAGGCGCAATCATCCTCACCGCCGGCGGCCAGATCGACCAGGTGCTGCGCAGCCGCGGTGACGTCCAGGCCCCGACCTGGATGACTCGACCGGTGAACGACGAAAACCGCCAGCGTGTCATGGAAGCATCTCATCGCTTTTCCGACATGACGATGATGGACGTCGCCCGCGAGTGCGCCCGCATGGATGGCACCCTCAAGGCCTTCGGCCGAAAGGACATCCTGGAAGCTGCATTCAGCGGCAGCACCCTGACGAAGATTTTCACAAGCTCGATCAACGCTCGAGTCCTCGCCCGCTTTGAGCAGATCGGCGATTCCACCATGGGCTGGTGCGGTGAAGCCGAGCACGCTGACTTCAAAGTGAACGACGTGATCGGCCTCAAGCGAGGCGCCCAGGGCATGAAGAAGTTGCCCCGGGGCGGAACCGCCGGCGACGCGACGTTCGAGGACAAGGGCGAGGGATACCGCGTCCATCGCTACGCCGAGAAGTACGAGATCGACGAGCAGGACATGATCGATGACCGGATGGACCTGTTTAAGTCCATCCCGGACGACATTTCCGAGCAGGCCGCCCGGCTGCGTCCGGACCTGGTCTACGCCATCCTGCTCTCGAACCCGGCCATGGCGGATGGAACGGCCATCTTTCACACCAACCGAGGCAACGTCGGCACCTCGAAGGCCCTCGACGAAACCAACCTGAAGGCCGCATTCGGCACGTTCCGGACGCGTACCGAAAACGGTGTCACGCTCGACCTGCAGCCGACGCACCTGGTGACGGCCGCGGATCTCGAGTTCACCGCCGACGGACTGATCAACAGCGTCGAGACCCGCGGCTCGTCCGGCGCCGGCCCGACGAAGAATACGCTGGCCAAGAAGGTGCGCGAAGTTCTGAGCGACGGCCGGATCGACAACGGAGTGACCGATCCGAACTCCGGCGCCACCGTCGCCGGCAACGCGACCGCCTGGTTCATCTTTTGCGACCGGCAGCCGGTTGTGGAAGTGGCCTATCTCCGCGGAACCGGCCGCGCGCCTCGGATCCGCCGTTACACGCTCGACAAGGGCAAGTACGGCATCGGCTGGGATTGCTCAATGGACGTGGGCGCCAAGGGCATCCGCTCCACTGGCTACAAGGCCACGAACTAA
- a CDS encoding phage portal protein produces the protein MRKVQRRQLQASYDAAQTTELNQKYWKNADLLDADSANDPGVRATLRSRSRYECLESNGFLRGMVQTLVNDTIGRGPRLQMKHKNLEFNAFVETKWRLWAKQIKLGRKLRTARTAKAVDGECFLQFHTNRKIRGPVQLDIANIEADQITNPLLANQENAIDGIEFDEWGNPTTYHRLKKHPGSAWGYDPTPEKISADEIIHLFRQDRPGQHRGIPEFTPSLPLGALLRDYTLATLAAARTSAKHTAVMETAAESVEGESFDETVEGFDTVDIDYDTLTALPHGWKMNAFKPEQPTTTYQMFRNAILAEMGRPANMPYNVAALDSAGHNYASGRLDYQAYDLGIRVERSEWDEECMDRIFEHFMDELWLSGLLDQFGVEPEDEIPHGWFWDARKHVDPSKESGAQGDKLENLTTTLADEYAEDGADYDEKLVQRAKELKRIKDLETEYGIKFPSRGGAPAPFAEDDEDVDAPPQRRSGKKREFARAA, from the coding sequence ATGCGCAAGGTCCAGCGCCGGCAGCTGCAGGCGTCCTACGACGCCGCCCAGACGACTGAGCTCAATCAGAAGTACTGGAAGAACGCAGACCTGCTCGACGCCGACTCGGCCAACGATCCCGGCGTTCGTGCCACGCTTCGCTCCCGGTCGCGGTACGAGTGCCTGGAGAGCAACGGCTTCCTGCGCGGCATGGTGCAGACGCTCGTCAACGACACCATCGGCCGCGGCCCGCGGCTGCAGATGAAGCATAAGAACCTGGAGTTCAATGCCTTCGTCGAAACGAAGTGGCGTCTGTGGGCCAAGCAGATCAAGCTCGGCCGGAAACTGCGCACGGCCCGCACGGCAAAAGCCGTCGACGGCGAGTGTTTCCTGCAGTTTCACACGAATCGCAAGATCCGCGGGCCTGTTCAGCTCGACATCGCCAACATCGAGGCGGATCAGATCACGAACCCGCTCCTGGCCAACCAGGAGAATGCCATCGACGGCATCGAGTTCGACGAGTGGGGCAACCCCACGACCTACCACCGGCTGAAGAAGCATCCCGGCAGCGCGTGGGGCTACGATCCGACGCCCGAGAAGATCTCTGCGGATGAGATCATCCACCTCTTCCGCCAGGACCGCCCAGGCCAGCACCGCGGCATTCCGGAATTCACGCCGTCGCTCCCTCTGGGCGCCCTGCTCCGCGACTACACCCTCGCAACGCTGGCTGCGGCCCGCACTTCGGCAAAGCACACGGCGGTGATGGAGACCGCGGCCGAGAGCGTTGAAGGCGAATCGTTCGACGAGACGGTCGAAGGGTTCGACACCGTCGACATCGACTACGACACGCTGACGGCGTTGCCGCACGGCTGGAAGATGAACGCTTTCAAGCCGGAGCAGCCGACGACGACGTACCAGATGTTCCGCAACGCGATCCTCGCGGAGATGGGTCGCCCGGCGAACATGCCGTACAACGTCGCGGCCCTCGACAGCGCTGGCCACAACTACGCGTCAGGCCGCCTCGACTACCAGGCCTATGACCTGGGGATTCGTGTCGAGCGTTCGGAGTGGGACGAAGAATGCATGGATCGCATCTTCGAACACTTCATGGATGAGCTCTGGCTCAGCGGCCTGCTCGATCAGTTCGGCGTCGAGCCGGAAGACGAGATCCCGCACGGATGGTTCTGGGACGCTCGCAAGCACGTGGATCCTTCGAAGGAATCTGGCGCTCAGGGCGACAAGCTCGAGAACCTGACCACCACGCTCGCCGACGAGTACGCGGAGGACGGCGCCGACTACGACGAGAAGCTGGTCCAGCGAGCCAAAGAGCTCAAGCGGATCAAGGATCTCGAAACCGAATACGGCATCAAGTTCCCGAGCCGCGGCGGCGCTCCTGCGCCATTTGCCGAGGACGACGAGGATGTAGATGCCCCACCACAACGCCGCTCCGGCAAGAAAAGGGAGTTCGCCCGTGCCGCGTAA
- a CDS encoding terminase gpA endonuclease subunit yields the protein MGVYKGASVAGWELLVAAAKGPSEVDLLHELLKRATSPVATVQDLIPLLKSNAEADTLSMIVGRAKSAFEATGGDRYSRHKARMAAKQRALSVEGREIGPLPPVRDPDRKEACRKDLRLALTTYFPRAFPLAFSDNHLLCVKKAQLVVLVGALFALAMPRGTGKTTICQRTAIWSVLYGHRHFVVLLGATEEKGQLSLQVIDFEIEKNDLLLEDFPEVCYPFRKLEGQHNRSRGQLLDGSPTAIKYGKKTLVLPSVAGSAASGSLFYAGGLMTAVRGAQHILPDGTIIRPDLVLLDDIQTRESAESPPQSATRERIVAADILGLAGPGESIAALMPITVIARGDAAENILNRERHPEWRGERTRLVEQFPTDMELWEDYNEIRKQYLREDDEALGCPKEATAFYRKHRAAMDKGAVVTWPERFGKDEISGVQYAMNLFFRDEEAFWSEYQNEPKNLLDDDQFLDEDQLAVKVSGYARRVIPLGVEYLTSFVDVHKRALYWMVCGWETNFTGYILDYGVFPKQNRPTFTVRTARPTLQETYRGVGLEAAVYKGLWELHDHLWALEWEREDGTAFSIQRALVDCGWGQTEQTVKKFCREWSLQRMAGLVMPSRGRYIKSAQIPISQFKRRAGELLGEEWIAKRVGKIGREVQFDTFHWKTFLHRRYATDIGDPGCLTAYGERQKNGKAKTEHLVLAQHLDAEYREPDNSGGRPVDLWKLKPSRTENHFFDCAVGNCVAASMLGARIVQTSTAVAQKQILSLAERRAAALSKKGRKAA from the coding sequence ATGGGCGTCTACAAGGGCGCCAGCGTCGCCGGCTGGGAGCTGCTGGTCGCGGCCGCGAAAGGTCCGTCTGAGGTCGACCTGCTGCACGAGCTGCTTAAGCGGGCGACTTCGCCCGTCGCGACCGTCCAGGACCTGATCCCGCTGCTGAAGTCGAATGCCGAGGCCGACACCCTTTCGATGATCGTCGGCCGGGCGAAGTCCGCCTTCGAAGCGACCGGCGGCGATCGCTATTCGAGGCATAAGGCCCGCATGGCGGCGAAGCAGCGGGCGCTCTCGGTTGAGGGCCGGGAGATCGGCCCCCTGCCTCCCGTGCGGGATCCCGACCGAAAAGAGGCCTGCCGAAAGGATCTGCGTCTCGCCCTCACGACGTACTTCCCCAGGGCCTTCCCCCTCGCCTTCTCGGACAATCACTTGCTGTGCGTCAAGAAGGCTCAGCTGGTCGTCTTGGTCGGCGCCCTGTTTGCGCTGGCCATGCCCCGCGGCACCGGCAAGACGACCATCTGCCAGCGGACGGCGATCTGGTCCGTGCTGTATGGCCATCGGCATTTCGTCGTCCTCCTGGGAGCCACCGAGGAGAAGGGCCAGCTCTCTCTGCAGGTGATCGACTTCGAGATCGAGAAGAACGATCTGCTTCTGGAGGACTTCCCGGAGGTCTGTTATCCGTTCCGCAAGCTCGAGGGGCAGCACAATCGGTCCCGCGGTCAGCTGCTCGACGGTTCACCGACGGCGATCAAGTACGGCAAAAAGACTCTCGTCCTGCCATCCGTCGCCGGAAGCGCCGCGTCCGGATCCCTGTTCTACGCCGGCGGACTGATGACGGCCGTGCGCGGGGCCCAGCACATCCTGCCCGACGGCACGATCATTCGTCCCGACCTGGTGCTGCTCGACGACATCCAGACACGCGAGTCGGCAGAGTCGCCCCCTCAGAGCGCCACGCGCGAACGTATCGTCGCCGCCGACATCCTGGGCCTGGCCGGGCCCGGCGAGTCGATCGCCGCCCTGATGCCGATCACCGTCATTGCCCGCGGTGATGCGGCCGAGAACATCCTCAATCGCGAACGTCATCCTGAGTGGCGCGGCGAACGGACACGCCTGGTCGAACAGTTCCCCACCGACATGGAGTTGTGGGAGGACTACAACGAGATCAGGAAGCAATACCTCCGCGAAGACGACGAGGCCCTGGGCTGTCCGAAGGAGGCGACCGCCTTCTACCGGAAGCACCGGGCCGCGATGGACAAGGGCGCCGTCGTCACTTGGCCGGAGCGATTCGGCAAGGACGAGATCTCCGGCGTTCAGTACGCGATGAATCTCTTTTTCCGGGATGAGGAGGCGTTCTGGAGCGAGTATCAAAACGAACCGAAGAACCTGCTCGACGACGATCAGTTCCTGGATGAGGACCAGCTCGCGGTCAAAGTCAGTGGCTACGCTCGCCGCGTCATCCCGCTGGGCGTCGAGTACTTGACGTCGTTTGTCGACGTTCACAAGCGGGCGCTGTACTGGATGGTGTGCGGGTGGGAAACGAACTTCACCGGCTACATCCTGGACTACGGCGTCTTTCCCAAGCAGAACCGGCCGACTTTCACCGTCCGGACGGCGCGCCCCACCCTGCAGGAGACCTATCGCGGCGTCGGCCTCGAGGCCGCGGTCTACAAGGGGCTGTGGGAGCTGCACGATCATCTGTGGGCGCTCGAATGGGAGCGCGAGGACGGCACCGCCTTTTCGATCCAGCGTGCATTGGTCGATTGCGGCTGGGGCCAAACCGAGCAGACGGTGAAGAAGTTCTGCCGCGAATGGTCGCTGCAGCGAATGGCTGGGCTCGTCATGCCCTCACGGGGCCGTTACATCAAGTCGGCCCAGATCCCGATCTCGCAGTTCAAGCGCCGGGCTGGAGAGCTGCTCGGCGAGGAGTGGATCGCGAAACGCGTCGGCAAGATCGGGCGCGAGGTCCAGTTCGACACCTTTCACTGGAAGACGTTTCTCCACCGGCGGTACGCGACTGACATCGGCGATCCAGGCTGCCTGACCGCCTACGGCGAGCGGCAGAAGAACGGCAAGGCGAAGACCGAGCACCTGGTGCTGGCTCAACATCTCGATGCGGAATACCGGGAGCCGGATAACAGCGGCGGCCGTCCGGTCGACCTCTGGAAGCTCAAGCCATCACGCACGGAAAACCACTTCTTCGATTGTGCCGTCGGCAACTGCGTCGCGGCATCGATGCTCGGCGCCCGGATCGTTCAGACGTCGACGGCCGTCGCGCAGAAGCAGATCCTCAGCCTCGCGGAGCGCCGGGCCGCGGCCCTTTCGAAGAAAGGCAGGAAGGCAGCATGA
- a CDS encoding P27 family phage terminase small subunit, whose translation MAKKSDPWSAPTWLVDAAKEWWERIVAELKEKGLLARSSKLTVAVLAQLFHQYDVACHSLVKDGLTQACGGGVNRDPHDIPSAAVEIQHNHITQMVKLIRELKLNSEPIGDEDSSAIGDLARQLQARSGMN comes from the coding sequence ATGGCCAAGAAATCGGACCCATGGAGCGCGCCGACCTGGTTGGTCGACGCCGCCAAAGAATGGTGGGAGCGGATCGTCGCCGAGCTCAAGGAGAAGGGACTGCTCGCCCGCTCTTCGAAGCTGACTGTCGCCGTCTTGGCACAGCTCTTCCATCAGTACGACGTCGCGTGCCACTCGCTCGTAAAGGACGGCCTGACCCAGGCATGCGGAGGGGGCGTCAACCGGGATCCGCACGACATCCCATCCGCGGCCGTCGAGATCCAGCACAACCACATCACGCAGATGGTCAAGCTGATCCGCGAGCTGAAGCTGAACAGCGAGCCGATCGGCGATGAGGACTCCTCCGCGATTGGCGATCTTGCCCGCCAGCTGCAGGCCCGGTCCGGGATGAACTGA
- a CDS encoding DNA-methyltransferase, protein MNPTWQSDDGSVRLFLADCHAVIPSLPKVDTVVTDPPWGIRNKCDYSRFTGGRRAAKRTKSRDYKPILGDDRPFDPSFLLKLGRQKIIWGWNHFADRLPRGTCLVWIKRNEPAYGSFCSDAEVAWFSKGKGVYLKKDLSHNALQHRRVHPTQKPVSLMEWCIRKTAGDMVLDPYMGSGSTGVACVQLGRSFIGIEQDPTYFVAARERIRSAIESTRSARS, encoded by the coding sequence ATGAACCCCACCTGGCAATCTGACGATGGCAGCGTGCGGCTTTTCCTCGCGGATTGCCATGCGGTCATCCCGTCCCTGCCCAAGGTCGATACCGTTGTCACGGATCCACCATGGGGAATTCGGAACAAGTGTGACTATTCGCGATTCACGGGAGGTCGAAGGGCAGCCAAGCGAACGAAGAGCCGGGACTACAAGCCGATCTTGGGCGACGACCGTCCATTTGATCCCTCCTTTCTCTTAAAGCTGGGGAGGCAGAAAATCATTTGGGGGTGGAATCACTTCGCGGATCGTCTTCCGCGAGGCACATGCCTCGTCTGGATCAAACGAAATGAACCCGCCTACGGCTCGTTCTGTTCTGACGCCGAAGTCGCCTGGTTTAGCAAAGGCAAAGGGGTCTACTTGAAAAAGGATCTGTCGCACAACGCCCTGCAGCATAGGCGGGTCCACCCGACTCAAAAGCCGGTGTCGCTGATGGAATGGTGCATCCGCAAGACGGCAGGAGACATGGTGCTCGATCCATACATGGGCAGTGGGTCCACCGGCGTCGCTTGCGTGCAACTCGGCCGGAGTTTCATCGGCATCGAGCAGGATCCAACCTATTTCGTTGCAGCCAGGGAACGGATCCGATCCGCCATTGAGTCAACTCGGTCTGCTCGGAGTTGA
- a CDS encoding host-nuclease inhibitor Gam family protein, translating to MSLPRPPAKRLAAKPKCRGFADVELALRELAWLDARRSEVHGVLEQTISAATEEAAKCLRINGVGFTDRKLLLEAAIADYAVSHKSQFVTPESKSLKFTHGTVGFHLSQPRVVVDKKHTPTTVIKALGWTADRAVAILRRLGLAGWIRLNAELDVAALKAAVIARRMTPAKLLRYGLEYVPPQDEVRILPTAYCARNKCP from the coding sequence ATGAGTCTTCCCCGCCCACCCGCGAAACGCCTCGCGGCAAAGCCGAAGTGCCGCGGCTTCGCTGACGTCGAACTGGCCCTCCGCGAATTGGCCTGGCTGGACGCCCGCCGCAGCGAGGTGCATGGCGTGCTGGAGCAGACGATCTCTGCGGCGACTGAAGAGGCCGCAAAGTGCCTGCGGATCAACGGCGTCGGCTTTACCGATCGCAAGCTCCTTCTGGAGGCGGCGATCGCCGACTACGCGGTCAGCCACAAGAGCCAGTTCGTGACGCCGGAGAGCAAGTCCCTGAAATTCACTCACGGGACGGTCGGCTTCCACCTGTCCCAGCCTCGTGTCGTCGTCGACAAGAAGCACACGCCGACGACGGTGATCAAGGCGCTCGGTTGGACTGCTGACAGAGCTGTAGCGATCCTCCGGCGGCTCGGCCTCGCTGGCTGGATTCGCCTGAATGCCGAGCTCGATGTCGCTGCCCTCAAGGCCGCGGTCATCGCGAGACGGATGACGCCAGCGAAGCTGCTCCGGTATGGGCTCGAGTACGTGCCGCCGCAGGACGAAGTACGCATCCTGCCGACGGCCTATTGCGCGCGGAATAAGTGCCCATGA